One genomic window of Planctomycetaceae bacterium includes the following:
- a CDS encoding trypsin-like peptidase domain-containing protein, protein MSQKDVPEIDDYDEDELRARRETKWMFVGLAVVALVALIAFPGAFYLLRGGDDGASNDAAVASGNGAADDGSQRTVAASPPSGQPSPVAPTTPAETSPAPSLVRPADTAPVTTVPEPAPSPRASMAAGVEPPPLNPQPQAPAPSIAVPPQQPAPQNPGAAVAADNRRLRYGWKQGDEHVYQVTVEADFGDEKKVVTGACTYLVKGSMAANGADTESSGTGFAVRADGYIATCAHVVEGAKRIEVEIGGRTYPARVLAEQPREDLALIRIEAQNLPVVTFADSNSVQLAEGVRAIGFPLSDVLGTGVKIASGTIAGIVEDPKRGRRLQIDAPINPGNSGGPVVNEAGQVIGVASAKLSGSRISSVGFAVPANELRTLLSAQGLNVQAAAKQPPLPGTEVARQVTPAVAYIKVWGTAGGDAFNVDFSASFTETSRMSGNGRMPFGGMPSFPTSSNDHGTLRVDSFGEITEFSGEEHLPFVLGPIGSFFIEPLDPYGDASWQTEVETTLRRIQKEEGFGPFGPRGIGGPRMRPPGFGPGFGPSFGPRFGPGGFSPFGEPEEKTIETIPAVERSSYTLGQELNERITIRKQYEFTTTRNQARPYMRIRGQGDIVFDTRRGMPVSFEYSATLEQNDDDNSETARLPIKVSYLLRDPQEVKQEREAARQRMEEHKQKQEQERTVPDPALVDSILADIRKAEGGPGGFAPLKRLADIAVVDAKRDEVLRVIRNHQKNSNSGVRMGAMEAFCNWATEEHAGELQAILADSDASLFNAKRAALKKMAAMNKPELFETIIDATVEGSLRNDAKDALINAGEAAEEPILKSLSRLSDDNAKRTLIEVLQKIGTRKSIRPLEEIEKSGSNLLKHNAQRALDAIRSRL, encoded by the coding sequence GTGTCACAAAAGGACGTGCCCGAGATCGACGATTACGATGAAGATGAACTTCGCGCTCGCAGGGAAACGAAGTGGATGTTCGTCGGACTCGCTGTGGTGGCGCTTGTCGCGCTGATCGCGTTTCCGGGAGCGTTCTACCTGCTGCGAGGAGGCGACGACGGCGCGTCGAACGACGCGGCGGTGGCGTCAGGCAACGGAGCGGCCGACGATGGTTCTCAGCGGACGGTGGCAGCGTCACCGCCATCGGGGCAGCCGTCACCTGTCGCACCGACAACTCCGGCGGAAACGTCGCCCGCGCCGTCTTTGGTACGGCCTGCCGACACGGCGCCTGTGACAACAGTTCCCGAACCGGCTCCGTCACCGCGTGCTTCGATGGCGGCCGGTGTGGAACCGCCGCCGCTGAATCCCCAGCCTCAGGCACCGGCCCCGTCGATTGCAGTACCGCCGCAGCAGCCGGCTCCACAGAATCCCGGCGCGGCTGTGGCGGCCGACAACCGGCGACTGCGTTACGGCTGGAAGCAGGGCGACGAACACGTTTATCAGGTCACGGTCGAAGCGGACTTTGGCGATGAAAAGAAGGTCGTAACGGGGGCCTGCACCTACCTGGTCAAGGGCAGCATGGCGGCGAATGGCGCCGACACGGAAAGCTCCGGCACGGGTTTCGCTGTCCGTGCTGACGGATACATCGCTACGTGTGCTCATGTGGTCGAAGGAGCAAAGCGGATCGAAGTCGAAATCGGTGGCCGCACCTATCCGGCTCGCGTGCTGGCGGAACAGCCTCGCGAAGATCTGGCGCTGATTCGGATTGAAGCTCAGAATCTTCCGGTCGTCACGTTTGCGGATTCCAACAGCGTGCAGTTGGCGGAAGGCGTGCGAGCCATCGGGTTTCCGCTGTCAGATGTGCTCGGCACAGGTGTGAAGATTGCCTCCGGCACGATTGCCGGAATCGTCGAAGACCCGAAACGCGGGCGCCGGCTGCAGATTGACGCGCCCATCAATCCGGGTAACAGCGGTGGTCCGGTGGTGAACGAAGCGGGGCAGGTGATCGGCGTCGCCAGCGCGAAGCTGTCCGGCTCGCGGATTAGTTCGGTCGGGTTTGCTGTGCCGGCCAACGAACTTCGCACACTGCTGAGTGCTCAGGGCTTGAACGTTCAAGCTGCGGCAAAACAGCCACCGCTTCCCGGAACCGAGGTCGCTCGACAGGTCACTCCCGCCGTCGCGTATATCAAGGTGTGGGGAACGGCCGGCGGCGACGCGTTTAACGTGGACTTCAGCGCCAGCTTTACGGAGACGTCACGCATGTCCGGCAACGGCCGAATGCCGTTCGGCGGCATGCCCTCGTTTCCGACTTCCAGCAACGATCACGGGACGCTGCGAGTCGACAGTTTCGGCGAAATCACAGAATTCAGCGGCGAGGAACACCTGCCGTTTGTACTGGGTCCGATCGGTTCGTTCTTCATTGAACCGCTTGATCCGTATGGTGATGCGTCGTGGCAGACGGAAGTCGAAACCACGCTGCGGCGCATCCAGAAGGAAGAGGGTTTCGGACCGTTCGGACCGCGGGGAATCGGCGGTCCCCGCATGCGACCGCCGGGATTTGGTCCCGGTTTCGGTCCGAGCTTCGGCCCGCGATTCGGCCCCGGCGGATTCTCACCGTTCGGCGAACCGGAGGAAAAAACGATTGAGACGATTCCCGCTGTCGAACGATCGTCCTATACGCTCGGCCAGGAGCTGAATGAGCGCATTACGATCCGCAAGCAGTACGAATTCACAACGACGCGAAACCAGGCTCGGCCGTACATGAGGATCCGCGGCCAGGGAGACATCGTGTTCGACACGCGGCGAGGCATGCCGGTCAGCTTCGAATACTCGGCCACGCTGGAACAAAACGATGACGACAACAGCGAAACCGCCAGGCTGCCGATCAAAGTCTCCTACCTGCTGCGTGATCCGCAGGAAGTCAAACAGGAGCGCGAAGCAGCGCGGCAGCGCATGGAAGAACACAAGCAGAAGCAGGAACAGGAACGAACTGTCCCGGACCCGGCCCTTGTCGACAGCATTCTGGCGGACATCCGAAAGGCCGAAGGCGGACCGGGAGGATTTGCACCGCTGAAACGTCTGGCGGATATCGCGGTCGTCGATGCGAAACGCGACGAAGTCCTGCGTGTGATCCGCAACCACCAGAAAAACAGCAACAGCGGCGTTCGCATGGGCGCGATGGAGGCGTTCTGCAATTGGGCGACGGAGGAACATGCGGGAGAACTGCAGGCCATTCTGGCCGACAGCGACGCGTCGCTGTTCAACGCCAAACGAGCCGCGCTGAAGAAGATGGCTGCGATGAACAAGCCGGAACTGTTCGAAACGATTATCGACGCAACAGTCGAAGGCAGCCTGCGGAACGACGCGAAGGATGCGCTGATCAACGCCGGCGAAGCGGCCGAAGAACCGATCCTGAAGTCGCTCAGCAGACTGTCCGACGACAACGCCAAGCGCACATTGATTGAAGTGCTGCAGAAGATCGGCACCCGCAAGAGCATCCGGCCGCTGGAGGAGATCGAAAAATCCGGCAGCAACCTGCTGAAGCACAACGCCCAGCGAGCACTCGACGCAATTCGTTCCAGGTTGTAG
- the pyrE gene encoding orotate phosphoribosyltransferase — translation MQDYKRDFIRFMVRARVLTFGDFTTKSGRRTPFFINTGRYRTGAQMNALAGYYADAIRAQGIEFDFLFGPAYKGIPLVVAIAMELSRRGTDVPFCFNRKEAKDHGEGGSLVGHNPSAAERVLIVEDVTTAGTSIRETVPLLKSAADVRLAGLVVSVDRMERGLGDRNALTELRDQFTMTTFAIVTIEEIAEFLRGREVDGQVVVTEELYNQIQAYRRQYGGSE, via the coding sequence ATGCAAGACTACAAACGGGATTTCATCCGGTTCATGGTGCGTGCCCGGGTGCTGACCTTCGGCGACTTCACCACAAAAAGCGGGCGCCGGACGCCGTTCTTCATCAATACCGGACGCTATCGAACCGGTGCTCAGATGAATGCACTGGCCGGGTACTACGCGGACGCGATCCGGGCGCAGGGCATCGAATTCGATTTCCTGTTCGGACCGGCGTACAAGGGAATTCCGCTGGTTGTGGCGATCGCCATGGAACTCAGTCGCCGGGGTACCGATGTGCCGTTTTGCTTCAATCGCAAGGAAGCCAAGGACCACGGCGAAGGCGGCAGCCTGGTGGGTCACAACCCGTCGGCCGCAGAACGAGTCCTGATTGTCGAAGACGTCACGACGGCGGGAACCTCGATTCGCGAAACCGTTCCGCTGCTGAAATCCGCGGCGGACGTGCGGCTCGCCGGCCTGGTGGTGTCCGTCGACCGGATGGAACGGGGCCTTGGCGATCGCAACGCGTTGACGGAACTGCGGGATCAGTTCACGATGACGACGTTTGCCATCGTGACCATTGAGGAAATCGCGGAATTCCTGCGGGGCCGGGAAGTCGACGGGCAGGTGGTCGTGACCGAAGAACTGTACAATCAGATTCAGGCGTATCGTCGACAGTACGGCGGCAGCGAATAG
- a CDS encoding DnaJ C-terminal domain-containing protein: MAQKDYYEVLGVSRSASVDEIRKAYKKLARKFHPDANTDDPSAQKKFSEITEAYDVLSDEEKRKKYDQFGQHWNKVGGGSGGNPFEGFTGGGGSASFDLEDLLGGMFGGGGGRSPFGGGGGGGSPFGGGAGRRAQVRPNRGQDVRAEVRVPFQVGVEGGEHEMSLQTGSKTERLTVKIPPGIDDGATIRLAGQGNPGRSGGPAGDVLVTVRIAAHPWFRREGKNLLVDVPITPTEAALGAKVDVPTLTEGTVVMSIPPGTSSGGKLRLRGKGVRDRKTGERGDQLAVIKIVTPKELSDEATELFRKLEKAAPQHPRENLWSS, translated from the coding sequence ATGGCACAAAAAGACTACTACGAAGTCCTGGGAGTCTCGCGGTCGGCGTCCGTGGATGAGATCCGAAAGGCCTACAAGAAGCTGGCTCGCAAATTTCATCCCGACGCCAACACCGACGACCCGAGTGCTCAGAAGAAGTTCTCGGAGATTACAGAAGCCTACGACGTACTCAGCGACGAAGAGAAACGGAAGAAGTACGACCAGTTCGGCCAGCACTGGAACAAGGTCGGCGGCGGTTCGGGAGGAAACCCGTTTGAAGGCTTCACCGGTGGCGGTGGTTCCGCCAGTTTTGATCTGGAAGACCTGCTGGGTGGCATGTTCGGTGGCGGCGGTGGGCGCAGTCCGTTCGGGGGTGGCGGCGGGGGAGGAAGTCCATTCGGCGGCGGTGCGGGCCGGCGGGCTCAGGTCAGGCCGAACCGGGGCCAGGACGTTCGCGCGGAGGTGCGAGTGCCGTTTCAGGTCGGCGTCGAAGGCGGCGAACACGAAATGTCGCTGCAGACCGGCAGCAAGACCGAACGCCTGACTGTGAAGATTCCGCCCGGCATCGACGATGGTGCCACCATTCGGCTCGCCGGTCAGGGAAACCCCGGTCGCAGCGGCGGCCCGGCGGGAGACGTGCTGGTCACTGTGCGAATTGCCGCCCATCCGTGGTTTCGACGCGAAGGAAAAAACCTGCTGGTTGACGTGCCGATAACGCCAACGGAAGCGGCACTGGGAGCCAAAGTGGACGTGCCGACGCTGACGGAAGGCACGGTCGTCATGTCGATTCCGCCCGGTACCTCCAGCGGTGGCAAGCTGCGTTTGCGTGGCAAGGGCGTTCGCGATCGAAAGACGGGCGAACGCGGCGATCAGCTGGCGGTCATCAAGATCGTCACGCCGAAGGAACTGTCGGATGAAGCCACCGAGTTGTTTCGAAAACTTGAGAAGGCGGCACCTCAACACCCGCGAGAGAATCTGTGGTCGTCATGA
- a CDS encoding DUF1080 domain-containing protein, which yields MTAYRLTIALFVVTAFSSAAACRADVGVGAKPPADAEVLIDGSRKMLDEKWTYWDGPGFASSLPIKWQIVDDPVDEGTVVMTDDPAAAGGKFGAADIVTKKEYRDFRLHIEVLIMKPGGNSGVYLQNRYEIQVLDGDRTKHGMAAVINETESPYHAYTGVGRWNAFDITFRAARFQDGQRKQKAIVTMYLNGIRVHENVAINQVWGGPNSGIDGGNDGGRGITDTPGGIKLQCEGHDVRYRNAWIRELDLNRPDTNFSEPVISRKTDDGGATVPATTTE from the coding sequence ATGACCGCTTATCGCCTGACCATCGCACTGTTTGTGGTAACCGCGTTCTCGAGTGCGGCTGCATGCCGCGCCGACGTGGGAGTCGGGGCGAAACCTCCGGCCGACGCGGAAGTTCTGATCGACGGCAGCCGCAAGATGCTGGACGAAAAGTGGACGTACTGGGACGGGCCGGGGTTCGCATCGTCGCTGCCGATTAAATGGCAGATTGTCGACGATCCGGTGGACGAGGGCACCGTAGTAATGACCGATGACCCGGCGGCCGCCGGAGGAAAATTCGGCGCGGCGGACATCGTTACCAAAAAGGAATACCGTGACTTCCGGCTGCACATCGAAGTGCTGATTATGAAGCCCGGCGGCAACAGCGGAGTCTACCTGCAGAATCGCTACGAAATTCAGGTGCTGGACGGCGACCGCACAAAACACGGGATGGCGGCTGTCATCAACGAAACGGAATCACCCTATCACGCCTACACAGGAGTCGGCAGGTGGAATGCCTTTGACATCACGTTTCGCGCCGCGCGGTTTCAGGACGGCCAGCGGAAGCAAAAGGCTATCGTCACAATGTACCTGAACGGGATCAGGGTTCACGAAAACGTGGCCATCAATCAGGTTTGGGGTGGACCGAATTCCGGGATCGACGGTGGCAACGACGGCGGCCGGGGCATCACGGATACTCCCGGCGGAATCAAACTGCAGTGTGAAGGCCACGACGTCCGTTATCGCAATGCCTGGATCCGGGAACTGGATCTGAATCGCCCCGACACGAACTTCAGCGAACCCGTCATCTCAAGAAAAACTGATGACGGCGGGGCAACCGTCCCCGCGACGACTACGGAATGA
- a CDS encoding SDR family oxidoreductase — protein MRDLNNRTVFLTGAASGIGRELAMQLAGQGCHLCLVDVDEAGLRRLATALESFGGRVWTKTCDLTDSGATHATVADALAHCDTIDILINNAGVAYYGPTEEMTQQQWDWLMAVNLLAPIRITQQLLPHLLQRPDAHLVNMCSISGIVAGGRFAAYHTSKFGLIGFTEAMRAEYGRRGLGVSAICPGPVRTRLYESAASSADRTVPHPPGWLCASPERVAMLTIKAIRKNRRQVLITPMAHGLFQLKRFAPGLIDFANQFSRSKRRRRQQRLQAEEARLRAIEQCRSTEVSHSNGSKAA, from the coding sequence ATGCGGGATCTGAATAACAGGACGGTTTTCCTGACGGGAGCGGCTTCCGGAATCGGCCGCGAACTGGCCATGCAGCTTGCCGGGCAGGGCTGCCATCTGTGTCTGGTAGATGTTGACGAAGCGGGTCTCCGCCGGCTGGCGACGGCGCTGGAATCCTTCGGTGGTCGTGTGTGGACCAAAACGTGCGACCTGACGGATTCCGGCGCCACACACGCAACCGTGGCGGATGCCCTGGCCCACTGCGACACAATCGACATTCTGATCAACAACGCCGGCGTCGCTTATTACGGTCCGACTGAAGAAATGACGCAGCAGCAGTGGGACTGGCTGATGGCTGTCAATCTGCTGGCTCCCATCCGGATCACTCAGCAGTTGCTTCCGCACCTGTTGCAGCGCCCGGACGCACACCTTGTCAATATGTGCAGTATCTCGGGCATTGTGGCGGGAGGCCGGTTTGCCGCCTATCACACCAGCAAATTCGGGCTGATCGGATTTACGGAAGCCATGCGAGCGGAATACGGCCGACGCGGCCTGGGCGTGTCGGCGATTTGTCCCGGACCCGTCAGAACCAGGCTGTATGAATCCGCGGCCAGCAGTGCCGACCGCACGGTGCCGCATCCGCCGGGCTGGCTGTGTGCCTCGCCGGAACGAGTGGCCATGCTGACCATCAAAGCCATTCGGAAGAACAGGCGACAGGTACTGATCACGCCGATGGCTCACGGTTTGTTTCAGTTAAAGCGATTTGCTCCCGGCCTGATCGACTTCGCCAACCAGTTCAGCCGCAGCAAACGCAGACGTCGGCAACAGCGACTTCAGGCAGAAGAGGCCAGACTGCGGGCGATTGAACAGTGCCGCTCGACAGAGGTGTCACACAGCAACGGCTCGAAGGCCGCATAA
- a CDS encoding diadenylate cyclase, translating to MKRKKISVPQENLLKTARRLAHLSSSAAIVLLAEELLDFREVRKLLRGTRLLVATDKAEIQAAVREDGVDLVPILHEPQTRATQVTQALLEAIADELLQSGDVIVAVYASFERHTFDTISLIQLAEQLAKLTSRDLQRLETQVPLETLRLVVDLACEIGREGREGKPVGTLFVVGNHRKVMGLSQEQVHDPFKGYSRAERMLRNPRVRESMKELAQIDGAFVISADGVVQAAGRHLRASAENLTLSKGLGSRHWAAAEISKATDAIAIAVSESTGTVRIFQNGVVVLRLEPMDANMKWTDFDTEPPAIDS from the coding sequence ATGAAGCGAAAGAAGATCTCGGTTCCTCAGGAGAACCTCCTCAAGACCGCTCGCCGACTTGCTCATCTGTCGTCGTCGGCGGCGATTGTCCTGCTGGCTGAGGAATTGCTCGACTTTCGCGAAGTCAGGAAACTGCTGCGAGGAACGCGGCTGCTGGTGGCAACGGACAAGGCGGAAATTCAGGCCGCCGTTCGGGAAGACGGAGTCGACCTGGTACCGATCCTGCATGAGCCACAGACGCGTGCAACACAGGTTACGCAGGCGCTGCTGGAGGCAATCGCCGACGAACTGCTGCAGTCGGGCGACGTCATCGTTGCCGTTTATGCCAGCTTCGAGCGTCACACGTTCGACACGATCAGTCTGATTCAGCTTGCCGAACAGCTCGCGAAACTGACTTCCCGCGATCTGCAGCGGCTGGAAACTCAGGTGCCGCTGGAAACGCTGCGGCTGGTCGTCGACCTGGCCTGTGAAATCGGACGCGAAGGTCGAGAAGGCAAGCCCGTCGGCACGCTGTTCGTCGTCGGTAACCACCGCAAGGTGATGGGCCTGTCCCAGGAGCAGGTACATGACCCGTTCAAGGGGTACTCCCGCGCAGAACGGATGCTGCGCAATCCGCGAGTGCGCGAAAGCATGAAGGAGCTTGCTCAGATTGACGGGGCGTTCGTGATTTCCGCCGACGGAGTCGTGCAGGCTGCCGGACGGCATTTGCGAGCTTCCGCGGAGAATCTGACGCTGTCAAAGGGCCTTGGTTCCCGGCACTGGGCCGCGGCGGAAATCTCCAAGGCAACCGACGCGATTGCCATCGCGGTGTCGGAATCCACCGGGACCGTCAGAATCTTTCAGAATGGCGTGGTTGTCCTGCGGCTGGAACCGATGGACGCCAATATGAAATGGACGGATTTCGATACAGAACCGCCAGCAATCGATTCGTAG
- a CDS encoding Na(+)-translocating NADH-quinone reductase subunit A, which yields MHRITRGLDLPITGEPEQIITDGPPVSQVGLLAADYVGMKPTMFVQPGDLIKLGQPLFEDKKTAGVIYTSPAAGTVLEVNRGARRAFRSIVIQTEGSDAVEFRALGERDFAGVTRDAVTELLTSSGLWTSFRTRPFSKVPAPGSVPNSIFVQAMDTNPLAVDPSIVIRDREGDFRFGLMALAKLTGSVVHLCRRPASPVPGEDLPGVHTSQFEGPHPAGLPGTHINRLDPVGLKKTVWTINYQDVLAIGHLVITGRLKLERVVSVAGPSVKNPNLVRTRVGASLDQLVSGRLNEGRVRVISGSVLSGRAAADDARFLGRYHLQVSAIPEGDQREFLGWLTPGSGKFSVSRIFTSAWDRTRRFAFSTSTEGSKRAMVPVGMYERVMPLDVEPAFLLRALIVGDTEQATLLGCLELDEEDLALCTFVCPGKYDYGPLLRTNLTQIEMDG from the coding sequence ATGCACCGCATCACCAGGGGGCTCGATCTTCCGATCACAGGAGAGCCCGAACAGATCATCACCGACGGTCCTCCAGTCAGCCAGGTTGGATTGCTTGCGGCTGACTACGTTGGAATGAAGCCGACGATGTTCGTGCAGCCGGGCGATCTGATCAAGCTGGGTCAACCCCTGTTCGAAGACAAGAAGACAGCAGGGGTCATCTACACCAGTCCGGCAGCCGGGACGGTACTCGAAGTCAACCGCGGTGCTCGACGCGCGTTCCGGTCAATTGTCATCCAGACGGAAGGTAGCGACGCTGTCGAGTTCCGGGCTCTCGGCGAACGAGATTTCGCCGGCGTGACTCGCGACGCAGTCACGGAGTTGTTGACTTCCAGCGGCCTGTGGACGTCATTTCGGACGCGGCCGTTCAGCAAAGTCCCCGCCCCCGGAAGCGTCCCCAACTCCATCTTTGTGCAGGCCATGGACACAAATCCACTGGCCGTCGACCCGTCAATTGTCATTCGGGATCGGGAAGGAGATTTTCGATTCGGACTGATGGCCCTGGCGAAACTGACCGGCTCCGTCGTTCACCTGTGTCGAAGACCGGCCAGTCCCGTGCCCGGTGAAGATCTGCCTGGCGTCCACACAAGTCAGTTTGAAGGACCGCACCCGGCCGGCCTTCCCGGAACGCACATCAATCGACTGGACCCGGTGGGCCTGAAGAAAACTGTCTGGACGATCAACTACCAGGATGTCCTGGCGATCGGCCACCTTGTCATCACGGGGCGGCTGAAGCTGGAACGAGTCGTTTCCGTGGCCGGGCCGTCCGTGAAGAATCCGAACCTTGTTCGTACCCGCGTCGGGGCGAGCCTGGATCAACTGGTAAGCGGACGGCTGAACGAAGGCCGGGTTCGCGTCATCTCCGGAAGCGTTCTGAGCGGGCGAGCCGCAGCAGACGACGCTCGGTTTCTGGGGCGCTATCATCTCCAGGTGTCGGCCATCCCGGAAGGGGACCAGCGGGAGTTCCTCGGCTGGCTGACACCCGGAAGCGGAAAGTTCTCCGTCAGCCGGATCTTTACGTCCGCCTGGGACAGAACTCGCCGCTTTGCGTTTTCGACGTCCACGGAAGGCAGTAAACGGGCAATGGTTCCCGTCGGCATGTATGAGAGGGTGATGCCTCTGGACGTTGAGCCCGCGTTTCTGCTACGAGCACTGATTGTAGGTGATACCGAACAGGCCACGCTGCTCGGGTGTCTGGAGTTGGACGAGGAAGACCTGGCGCTCTGCACATTTGTCTGCCCCGGAAAGTATGACTATGGCCCCTTGTTGAGAACGAACCTGACTCAAATTGAAATGGATGGGTAG
- a CDS encoding NADH:ubiquinone reductase (Na(+)-transporting) subunit B encodes MKFLRNKLDQLEPLFHKGGKLERLYPLYEALDTFIYTPGEITRTASHVRDGMDLKRMMITVVVALIPCIYMACWNTGYQADTAARAVIQDGMSVEAYLQQMGWRESLLHGMGWDPAGGGNWLWHILHGALYFVPVYLVTNIIGGSWEVLFCCVRRHDLNEGFLVTGMLFPLTLPPTIPLWQVALGISFGVVIGKEVFGGTGKNFLNPALTARAFLYFAYPGHIIGDKVWVAAVDTFSGPTLLTSMGSIQKVQAGGASFRAVTESLNLGFWDAFMGWIPGSMGETSTLACLLGAAFLILTGVGSWRVMAGVLVGALGLSVLLNGVDSQTNAVFQIPAYWHLVVGGYAFGLVFMATDPVSAAMTDTGRWFYGILIGMLTIVIRVINPAFPEGIMLAILFGNVFAPVIDYVVVQKNIKRRLARNAA; translated from the coding sequence ATGAAATTCCTCAGAAACAAACTGGATCAACTGGAGCCGCTGTTCCACAAAGGCGGAAAGCTGGAACGGCTGTATCCGCTATATGAAGCGCTGGACACGTTCATCTACACGCCCGGCGAGATCACAAGAACGGCTTCTCATGTCCGCGACGGCATGGACCTGAAGCGCATGATGATCACCGTTGTGGTCGCGCTGATTCCGTGTATCTATATGGCGTGCTGGAACACGGGTTATCAGGCGGACACGGCGGCAAGAGCCGTCATTCAGGATGGAATGTCCGTGGAAGCCTATCTGCAGCAGATGGGCTGGCGGGAATCACTGCTGCATGGAATGGGGTGGGATCCCGCCGGCGGAGGAAACTGGCTGTGGCACATTCTGCACGGCGCGCTGTACTTCGTTCCCGTCTATCTGGTGACAAATATCATCGGCGGTTCCTGGGAAGTCCTGTTCTGCTGTGTTCGCAGGCATGACCTGAATGAGGGCTTTCTGGTGACCGGTATGCTGTTTCCGCTGACGCTGCCGCCGACAATTCCTTTGTGGCAGGTGGCTCTGGGGATCAGCTTTGGCGTGGTGATCGGCAAGGAAGTGTTCGGCGGCACCGGGAAAAACTTCCTGAATCCGGCGCTGACTGCCCGTGCATTCCTTTATTTTGCATATCCCGGTCACATTATCGGCGACAAAGTCTGGGTCGCGGCTGTCGATACATTCAGCGGCCCGACTCTGCTGACCAGCATGGGATCTATCCAGAAGGTTCAGGCGGGTGGAGCATCATTCCGAGCCGTGACGGAAAGCCTGAATCTTGGATTCTGGGACGCCTTCATGGGCTGGATTCCCGGGTCGATGGGAGAGACCTCCACATTGGCATGTCTGCTGGGAGCGGCTTTCCTGATTCTGACCGGCGTGGGGTCATGGCGAGTCATGGCGGGCGTCCTGGTCGGTGCTCTGGGATTGAGCGTGCTGCTGAACGGCGTTGACAGTCAGACAAATGCCGTGTTTCAAATCCCGGCGTATTGGCACCTGGTTGTCGGCGGATATGCCTTCGGCCTGGTGTTCATGGCCACCGATCCCGTTTCCGCGGCGATGACCGATACCGGACGATGGTTCTATGGCATCCTGATAGGAATGCTGACGATCGTGATTCGCGTCATCAATCCGGCATTTCCGGAAGGCATCATGCTGGCCATTCTGTTCGGCAACGTGTTCGCACCCGTGATTGACTACGTCGTCGTTCAGAAAAACATCAAGCGGAGGCTGGCTCGCAATGCAGCGTGA
- a CDS encoding Na(+)-translocating NADH-quinone reductase subunit C: MQRDSIQNTFRVAILLCLVCSVLVSAMAVGLRPIQQRQKQEFKQKSILKAAGLWTDEDESDSAADVSEFYNRFITPVIVDLETNTSSERFEPTDPDLDAERAARSNELSDALPAGMDPAGIRRREKYSIVYEVRDNGELRTLVIPIRGYGLWSTLWGFIALDVQNAVGDPSKISVVGITYYKHGETPGLGGEVENPLWREKWVGKKIYDPNWNVEIEVAKGASGDYQVDALSGATLTSNGVSNMLSFWFGPEGFGPYLKNLLGTAQAGIGSSAEQSPAH, encoded by the coding sequence ATGCAGCGTGACTCCATCCAAAACACGTTTCGAGTAGCCATTCTGCTGTGCCTGGTCTGTTCCGTGCTGGTGTCCGCAATGGCCGTGGGATTGCGGCCGATTCAGCAGAGACAAAAGCAGGAATTCAAACAGAAGAGCATTCTGAAGGCAGCCGGCCTGTGGACGGACGAAGACGAATCCGATAGCGCGGCTGATGTTTCCGAGTTTTACAACCGGTTTATTACACCGGTGATTGTTGACCTGGAAACCAATACATCCAGCGAGCGGTTTGAACCGACGGACCCTGACCTGGATGCTGAACGCGCGGCCCGCAGCAATGAACTCAGCGACGCACTCCCCGCAGGAATGGATCCGGCAGGCATCCGCCGTCGCGAAAAATATTCGATCGTGTACGAGGTCCGCGACAACGGTGAACTCCGAACGCTGGTCATTCCGATCCGGGGATATGGACTCTGGTCGACACTTTGGGGCTTCATTGCTCTGGATGTGCAGAATGCGGTCGGCGATCCTTCAAAAATTTCCGTGGTCGGAATCACCTACTACAAGCACGGCGAAACGCCCGGCCTGGGAGGTGAAGTGGAAAATCCGCTCTGGCGCGAGAAATGGGTTGGCAAGAAGATCTACGATCCCAACTGGAATGTGGAGATTGAAGTCGCCAAGGGCGCGTCAGGCGATTATCAGGTTGACGCACTTTCAGGAGCAACACTCACGTCTAACGGCGTCAGCAATATGCTCAGTTTCTGGTTTGGCCCGGAAGGTTTCGGACCGTATCTGAAAAATCTTCTGGGAACCGCCCAGGCCGGGATCGGTTCGTCCGCTGAACAGTCCCCCGCACATTGA